A genomic segment from Poecilia reticulata strain Guanapo linkage group LG3, Guppy_female_1.0+MT, whole genome shotgun sequence encodes:
- the lipca gene encoding hepatic triacylglycerol lipase, giving the protein MSALRLLCCLLMACCLSEGKRIKGSRGSVTDPEAAAAVRPQEPRVSGSMFRLFLGGEDTCMLDPLQLHTLTSCGFNSSNPLIIITHGWSVDGMLESWVIRMAAILKRNLVDVNVVMTDWLHLAHQHYPLAVQSTRTVGKDIAHLLQSLQREYGYPVRKVHLIGYSLGAHISGFAGSFLQGSEKIGRITGLDPAGPLFEGMSPSDRLSPDDAEFVDAIHTFTHERLGLSVGIKQAVAHYDFYPNGGDFQPGCNFHNIYEHISEYGILGFEQTVKCAHERSVHLFMDSLLNEDKQSTAYRCSDNSAFVRGVCLDCRKNRCNTLGYNIKKVRTAKSKKLYLKTRSRMPYKLYHYQFRIQFVNQTEEIKPTLIISLQGTEAESGELFITIDEGIHGNTTLSFLITLDKDLGELMMLKLSWEGSDMWKNVWTRMQSIFPWGSQQSKPQMMLGKVSVKAGETQDRTSFCSMNNDGQQIEVSQDKVFVRCREDEPTRRRRKHSKLAEN; this is encoded by the exons ATGTCTGCGCTCAGACTCTTGTGCTGTTTGCTGATGGCATGTTGCCTCAGTGAGGGGAAGAGAATTAAAGGAAGCAGAGGAA GTGTGACGGACCCAGAGGCCGCCGCCGCCGTCAGGCCGCAGGAGCCTCGCGTCAGCGGCTCCATGTTCAGGCTGTTTTTGGGAGGTGAGGACACCTGCATGCTGGACCCTCTGCAGCTGCACACTCTCACCTCCTGTGGTTTCAACAGCAGTAATcccctcatcatcatcactcaCGGGTGGTCG GTGGACGGTATGTTGGAGAGCTGGGTGATCCGGATGGCCGCCATCCTGAAGAGGAACCTTGTGGATGTTAATGTGGTGATGACCGACTGGCTGCATCTGGCCCATCAGCATTACCCCCTGGCTGTGCAGAGCACCCGCACCGTGGGCAAAGACATAGCTCATCTGCTGCAGTCGCTCCAG AGAGAATACGGGTACCCAGTGAGGAAAGTTCATCTGATCGGATACAGCCTGGGAGCTCACATATCCGGATTCGCTGGAAGCTTCCTGCAGGGTTCAGAGAAGATTGGGAGGATCACTG GCCTGGATCCGGCAGGGCCGCTGTTCGAGGGCATGTCTCCCTCAGACAGGCTTTCTCCTGATGATGCCGAGTTCGTCGACGCCATCCACACCTTCACCCACGAACGTTTGGGCCTCAGCGTGGGCATCAAGCAGGCCGTGGCGCATTACGACTTCTACCCTAACGGAGGAGACTTCCAGCCCGGATGCAACTTTCACAACATTTATGAACACATAAGCGAGTACGGGATCCTCG GCTTTGAACAGACGGTGAAGTGCGCTCACGAGCGCTCCGTCCATCTGTTCATGGACTCGCTGCTGAATGAGGACAAGCAGAGCACGGCCTACAGGTGCAGCGACAACAGCGCCTTCGTCAGGGGCGTCTGCTTGGACTGCCGGAAGAACCGCTGCAACACGCTGGGCTACAACATCAAGAAGGTCCGAACAGCAAAGAGCAAGAAGCTCTACCTGAAAACAAGATCCCGGATGCCTTACAAAC TCTATCATTACCAGTTCAGGATCCAGTTTGTTAACCAGACGGAGGAAATCAAGCCGACGCTCATCATCTCCCTCCAAGGAACCGAGGCCGAGAGCGGAGAGCTGTTCATCACAAT AGATGAAGGCATTCACGGAAACACAACTCTGTCCTTCCTGATTACGCTGGACAAAGACTTGGGGGAGCTGATGATGCTGAAGCTGAGTTGGGAAGGGTCTGACATGTGGAAGAACGTGTGGACGCGCATGCAGAGCATCTTTCCATGGGGCAGCCAGCAGAGCAAACCACAGATGATGTTGGGAAAAGTCAGCGTCAAAGCAGGAGAGACGCAGGACAG gacatCATTTTGTTCCATGAATAATGACGGACAACAAATCGAAGTCTCTCAAGATAAAGTGTTTGTGCGCTGCAGGGAGGATGAACCGACGCGCCGCAGGAGAAAGCACAGCAAACTGGCTGAAAATTAA
- the adam10a gene encoding disintegrin and metalloproteinase domain-containing protein 10, with product MIFFKLFIIFCYLRDIRGQFEKPLNKYIRHYEGLSYDTEALHSSHQRAKRALHPQDQMVHLDFHAHGRHFNLRLKRDTKLFSPDLVIEMSGQEEPIDTSHIYSGEIFGEQGSLTHGSVVDGRFEGFIKTHQGMFYVEPSERYLERSNVPFHSVIYHEDDIHYPHKYGSEGGCADRSVFERMKKYQASAVEEPSDGVSRVTEDDDAYGPVILRKKRAAGKEKNTCQLYIQTDHSFHTYYGSREAVIAQISSHVKAIDSVYQDTDFLGIRNINFMVKRIRINTTEDAKDNSNPFRFRNIGVEKFLELNSEQNHDGFCLAYVFTDRDFDDGVLGLAWVAVPSGSSGGICERNKPYSDGKKKSLNTGIITVQNYASHVPPKVSHITFAHEVGHNFGSPHDSGGECTPGESKEKLKKESGNFIMYARATSGDRLNNNRFSICSIRNISAVLLKKKDNCFVESGQPICGNGLVEEGEECDCGFGVDCKDQCCYSADEGLGKKCKLKPGEICGPSQGPCCATGCYFKGSSESCRMESECAEESFCNGLTALCPTSKPKANNTSCHENTQVCINGLCSGSVCMKYGLELCTCVSKDDKNEAAELCHVCCQEKNDASTCSSTGSEKWAKFFNKEVKTLQPGAPCNDFKGYCDVFKKCRLVDADGPLARLKKAFLNPELYENIADWIVAHWWAVLLMGIALIMLMAGFIKICSTHTPSNNPKLPQHKHLTDTLRITRGQRQQQQQQQQRRGQQYQPDSGDRVLMQPLRQ from the exons GCCAGTTTGAAAAGCCGTTGAACAAATATATTCGCCATTATGAGGGTTTGTCGTATGACACAgaagctctgcacagcagccaTCAGAGAGCCAAAAGGGCCCTTCATCCGCAAGACCAGATGGTTCACTTGGATTTCCATGCTCATGGAAg acATTTTAACTTGCGGCTAAAGAGAGACACAAAGCTCTTTTCTCCAGATCTTGTCATTGAGATGTCAGGACAAGAGGAACCCATCGACACGTCACATATTTACAGTGGAGAAATCTTCG GTGAACAGGGGTCTCTGACTCACGGCTCGGTGGTTGACGGGCGCTTTGAGGGATTCATTAAAACACACCAAGGAATGTTTTATGTTGAACCCTCAGAGAGGTATCTGGAGCGCAGCAATGTGCCGTTCCACTCCGTCATCTATCATGAAGATGATATTC ATTATCCTCACAAGTACGGCTCAGAGGGCGGCTGTGCTGACCGCTCTGTGTTTGAAAGGATGAAGAAGTACCAGGCGTCTGCAGTCGAAGAGCCGAGCGAT gGGGTAAGCAGGGTGACAGAAGACGATGACGCTTACGGTCCAGTTATTCTGAGGAAAAAGAGGGCAGCTGGGAAGGAGAAAAACACCTGCCAGCTCTACATCCAGACTGACCACTCCTTCCATACTTACTACGGCTCCAGGGAGGCCGTCATCGCCCAG atcTCCAGCCATGTGAAGGCTATTGACTCCGTTTACCAGGACACAGACTTCTTGGGCATCCGAAATATCAACTTCATGGTTAAAAGGATCAGG ATCAACACCACAGAGGACGCCAAGGACAACAGCAATCCTTTTCGCTTTCGTAACATTGGCGTGGAAAAATTTCTGGAGCTGAACTCTGAGCAGAACCACGACGGCTTCTGCCTGGCCTACGTCTTCACCGACAGGGACTTTGATGACGGCGTGCTCGGGTTGGCTTGGGTCGCCGTTCCTTCAG GAAGCTCTGGAGGCATTTGTGAAAGAAACAAGCCCTACTCTGACGGGAAGAAGAAATCTCTCAACACCGGTATCATCACTGTGCAGAACTATGCTTCACACGTCCCTCCTAAAGTGTCACACATCACCTTCGCTCACGAAGTTGGACACAACTTTGGCTCTCCC CATGACTCTGGGGGTGAGTGCACCCCTGGAGAATCCAAGGAGAAGTTGAAGAAGGAGTCGGGAAACTTCATCATGTACGCCAGAGCCACATCGGGGGACAGACTGAACAACAACAGGTTCTCCATCTGCAGCATTCGGAATATAAGCGCAGTTCTGTTGAAGAAGAAAGATAACTGCTTCGTTG AGTCTGGTCAGCCTATCTGTGGTAATGGACTGGTGGAAGAGGGAGAGGAGTGCGACTGCGGCTTCGGCGTTGACTGTAAGGACCAGTGCTGCTATAGTGCCGACGAAGGGTTGGGAAAAAAGTGCAAACTTAAACCTGGAGAAATCTGCGG TCCAAGCCAAGGCCCGTGTTGTGCAACTGGATGTTATTTTAAGGGTTCTAGTGAGAGTTGCAGAATGGAATCTGAATGTGCTGAAGAAAGCTTTTGCAACGGACTCACTGCTCTGTGTCCAACCTCAAAACCGAAGGCAAACAACACCTCCTGCCACGAGAACACACAAGTTTGCATCAATGGG ctctgctctggttctgtttgtatGAAGTACGGTCTGGAATTGTGCACCTGCGTCAGCAAAGACGACAAGAACGAAGCAGCTGAGCTCTGCCATGTTTGCTGCCAGGAAAAAA ATGATGCCAGCACCTGCAGCAGCACCGGTTCAGAGAAATGGGCTAAATTCTTTAATAAAGAAGTGAAAACCCTGCAGCCTGGCGCACCCTGCAACGACTTTAAAGGATACTGTGACGTCTTCAAGAAGTGCCGACTGGTGGACGCCGACGGGCCACTGGCCAGGCTGaagaaagcatttttaaacCCAGAGCTGTATGAGAACATCGCAGATTGGATTGTG GCTCACTGGTGGGCTGTGCTGCTGATGGGAATTGCTCTCATTATGTTGATGGCGGGTTTCATCAAGATCTGCAGTACTCACACACCCAGCAACAACCCCAAACTTCCCCAACACAAACACCTCACAG ATACACTAAGAATAACCAGAGGTCAacgacaacagcagcagcagcagcagcaacggCGAGGTCAGCAATACCAACCAGATTCCGGAGATCGGGTCCTGATGCAACCCCTGAGGCAGTGA